In Candidatus Epulonipiscium viviparus, one DNA window encodes the following:
- a CDS encoding sugar kinase, giving the protein MNKFDLLSLGEIMLRLSPPMNERLTRGNSLEKNVGGAELNVLSGVAQLGLRTGVISKVPANDIGEYAKNGIRFVGVSDDYLLFDTSKDARLGIYFYENGAYPRKPRICYDRAHSSIQKIVASEFPADMYTQTKCFHTTGITLALCHNTKQCAIEMMKKFKDAGALISFDVNFRSNLWSGDQARECINQILPLVDIFFCSDSTARLTFNKEGDTKDILRSFANEYDISIVAATNRLVHSPKLHSFTSIIYKKENDDFYEEKPYHHIDVVDRIGSGDAYISGVLYGLLKYNMDAKAALEFGNATASVKNTIPGDLQSLNKIEIEQIIESHKSEDASLEMIR; this is encoded by the coding sequence ATGAATAAATTTGATTTACTATCACTTGGAGAAATAATGTTACGCCTATCACCACCTATGAACGAACGACTTACTCGAGGCAATTCGCTTGAAAAAAACGTAGGCGGCGCTGAGCTCAATGTTCTTAGTGGAGTGGCTCAGTTGGGTCTTAGAACTGGTGTCATTTCAAAAGTACCGGCAAACGATATCGGTGAATATGCTAAAAATGGAATACGATTTGTTGGGGTAAGTGACGATTATCTGCTATTTGATACCTCAAAAGATGCGCGTCTTGGTATATACTTTTATGAAAATGGAGCATATCCTAGAAAACCTCGTATCTGCTATGATCGAGCACACAGCTCTATCCAAAAAATTGTTGCATCCGAATTTCCAGCAGATATGTATACCCAAACAAAATGCTTTCACACAACAGGCATCACGCTCGCTTTATGCCATAACACCAAACAATGCGCTATAGAAATGATGAAGAAATTTAAAGACGCAGGAGCACTGATCTCATTTGATGTAAACTTTAGAAGCAACCTCTGGAGTGGTGATCAAGCCCGCGAATGTATTAACCAAATATTACCGTTAGTGGATATTTTCTTTTGCTCTGATAGTACCGCAAGACTCACATTTAACAAAGAAGGTGATACAAAAGACATCTTGCGTAGCTTTGCTAACGAATATGATATAAGTATAGTAGCAGCAACAAATAGACTCGTACACAGTCCCAAACTACATTCTTTTACTTCTATTATTTACAAAAAAGAAAATGATGATTTTTATGAAGAAAAACCATATCATCATATAGATGTTGTAGACAGAATAGGTAGTGGGGACGCCTATATTTCGGGAGTACTATATGGGTTATTGAAATATAATATGGATGCTAAAGCAGCTCTAGAGTTTGGCAACGCAACCGCATCAGTCAAGAATACAATACCTGGCGATTTGCAGTCATTAAACAAAATAGAGATAGAACAGATTATTGAAAGTCACAAAAGCGAAGACGCAAGTTTAGAAATGATTCGTTAA
- a CDS encoding SpoVR family protein: protein MTLMDYSNQIEALEQQYGLSFYPQEFEFVNKSDMIGYMTYAGFINHYPHWSFGKLFDRLKSTKTSFEVVINNNPCIAYLLKTNSQLTQILIIAHVFAHNDFFKNNVFFTENQGSKDAITMFKYHSQRIREYIREFGEAAVEDILTAAHSIKSYCAQGSLLDFIAQNTTGWQSDIIQIVAQQNRYFQPQIETKIINEGWASFWHYKILNELNLPADKYFEFISLHNTVISPTKGTLNPYYIGFKIWTDIYEKNDIAKMLAVREFNNDSSFIRNYLTEKLCTEMNLFSYTNKDAVSTVKTSSNEFTKIQTTLINHIGKNSVPEMEIVEYNNNMFTILHIFDGRELDLLYTTETLKHIQSLLKREITLITDFSGITRKIICDNQNKIYVQNFTS, encoded by the coding sequence ATGACATTAATGGATTATAGCAACCAAATAGAAGCACTAGAACAGCAATACGGATTGTCCTTTTATCCCCAAGAATTTGAATTTGTTAATAAATCTGATATGATAGGATATATGACATATGCAGGTTTTATCAATCACTATCCACATTGGAGCTTTGGTAAATTGTTTGATAGATTAAAATCTACCAAAACTTCTTTTGAAGTTGTTATAAACAACAATCCCTGTATTGCGTATTTATTAAAAACTAATTCTCAGCTTACTCAGATACTTATTATTGCCCATGTATTTGCCCACAACGACTTCTTTAAGAACAATGTATTTTTTACAGAAAATCAAGGTTCCAAAGACGCTATTACCATGTTTAAATATCACTCTCAGCGCATACGAGAATATATCAGAGAATTTGGAGAAGCTGCAGTGGAAGATATTTTGACTGCAGCACATTCCATTAAAAGCTATTGCGCGCAGGGCTCTCTGCTAGACTTTATTGCACAGAATACCACGGGTTGGCAATCTGATATAATACAAATCGTAGCGCAACAAAATAGGTATTTTCAACCACAAATAGAAACTAAAATTATCAATGAAGGGTGGGCTAGTTTTTGGCATTACAAAATTTTAAACGAACTTAATTTGCCAGCAGATAAATATTTTGAATTTATTTCACTACATAATACTGTAATTTCACCCACGAAAGGTACGTTAAATCCATATTATATAGGTTTTAAAATTTGGACTGATATTTATGAAAAAAATGATATCGCAAAAATGCTGGCCGTGCGTGAATTTAACAATGACAGTTCATTCATCCGAAATTATCTCACTGAAAAATTATGCACAGAAATGAACTTGTTTTCATATACCAATAAGGATGCAGTTTCAACTGTAAAAACATCTTCAAATGAATTCACAAAAATACAAACTACATTAATTAATCATATTGGTAAAAATAGTGTTCCCGAAATGGAGATAGTCGAATATAATAATAATATGTTTACTATATTACACATTTTTGATGGACGAGAATTAGACTTATTGTACACAACTGAAACTCTAAAGCATATCCAATCATTGCTTAAAAGAGAAATTACGCTTATTACTGATTTTTCTGGCATCACACGCAAAATTATTTGTGATAATCAAAACAAAATTTATGTACAAAACTTTACCAGTTGA
- a CDS encoding DUF444 family protein yields the protein MAIFRDFSDHVSYTPICDAKRHRKLVEKSIRENIDMLIVGESITETAAGNIVKVRIQELPEYRFKFGSSTEYVAIGDGDEVVNEKCDFEMEASNEAGLDIYESEIVLDDALALLFEQLELPNLYEKKFKNLEYFSTQKRSGIKKTGIYPRFAKKRTLQEKIIRNKNGRFINQDIRYQSLAKKQINHSNAVIVCIMDTSGSMGTTKKDMAKSFYFLLYQFIKIRYAKVEMIFIAHSTIAKEVTENDFFHKGESGGTYISSGYTKALEIIKERYDPRLWNVYTFHCSDGDNWTDDNNLAVSLANELCLCSNLFGYIEIKTNNYSSVILNEYNAHITSNNFLALKIFKKSDIFEVFKKVVDCEVHDDINGL from the coding sequence ATGGCTATATTTAGAGATTTTTCGGACCATGTATCATACACTCCCATCTGCGACGCAAAGAGGCATAGAAAATTGGTTGAGAAAAGCATCAGAGAAAATATTGATATGCTAATTGTAGGCGAAAGTATTACAGAAACAGCGGCGGGCAATATTGTTAAAGTTAGAATACAAGAGCTTCCGGAATATAGATTTAAATTTGGATCTTCTACAGAATACGTTGCTATTGGCGATGGCGATGAAGTGGTAAATGAAAAATGTGACTTTGAAATGGAAGCTAGCAATGAGGCGGGCCTAGATATTTATGAAAGCGAAATCGTGTTAGACGATGCTCTCGCTTTGCTGTTTGAACAGCTAGAATTGCCCAACTTATATGAAAAGAAATTCAAAAATCTGGAATATTTTAGCACTCAAAAAAGATCAGGCATCAAAAAAACTGGTATATATCCTCGGTTTGCGAAAAAAAGAACTCTTCAAGAAAAAATTATACGCAATAAGAATGGTCGGTTTATTAATCAAGATATTAGATATCAATCTCTTGCCAAAAAGCAAATCAATCATTCAAATGCTGTTATCGTGTGCATTATGGATACCTCAGGTTCTATGGGAACAACAAAAAAGGATATGGCTAAAAGCTTTTATTTTCTTTTGTACCAATTTATCAAAATTCGATACGCCAAAGTGGAGATGATATTTATTGCCCATAGCACTATCGCTAAAGAAGTTACAGAAAATGACTTTTTTCACAAAGGTGAAAGTGGCGGTACATACATCAGCTCTGGATACACAAAAGCTTTAGAGATCATAAAAGAACGATACGATCCTCGTCTTTGGAACGTATATACCTTTCACTGCAGTGACGGTGATAACTGGACTGATGATAACAATTTAGCTGTTAGTTTAGCAAACGAACTTTGCTTATGTTCAAATCTATTTGGCTATATCGAGATCAAAACTAACAATTATTCCAGTGTAATTTTAAACGAGTATAATGCTCATATAACTAGCAATAATTTTTTGGCACTCAAAATTTTCAAAAAATCTGACATCTTCGAAGTTTTTAAAAAAGTAGTTGATTGCGAGGTACATGATGACATTAATGGATTATAG
- a CDS encoding serine protein kinase: MDFFKLIEDTRIQTDKSLNITFLEYLYILDKDPTIYKLAHQRLYAQLILNTFENNFFGMENTLTSIKNYFFAAANGGEEARQILYLVGPVGAGKSSLIDSIKQLLENSPAIYHLDGCPMHEEPLHLIPKQIRKHFEDALGLKIQGDLCPKCKYRLIHEFNGKYENFPITSSKFSVSKRLGIGVVPPVDSNNQDTSILIGSVDISKMDLYPEDDPRVFSLNGAFHAANRGIIEFIEVFKNDVEYLYTMLTATQEKLIPSPSRGEMLYFDGIILAHSNEAEWNKFKADPTNEAILDRIVKIEVPYCLILDDEIKIYKKFLEQTNFGVHIAPHTLRVAAQFAILTRLLPSDNVDLFTKLKIYNSEEAGVDISKVAHEGMKGISVRFIMKTFGKAFASCGKCLTPPHFMAVLENEIKDMILPENVKKQYIEFLEVYVKKDYQKSLEEDVVTNFIYSYTEQAQAIFDRYVDIAVASDEIDETAEEFMTEIEMQLNISASAAKGFRQDVAAYVRTQANLGNLIEYTCYPPLKKAIETKLVTSLKQLTRVVTAENSNAGSDRQKYDDMIAKLIEAGYCSTCAKDTLDYLAYFIHRG; this comes from the coding sequence ATGGATTTTTTTAAATTGATAGAAGACACACGAATTCAAACTGATAAATCTTTAAATATAACTTTCTTGGAATACTTATATATTTTAGATAAAGATCCGACAATATACAAACTTGCACATCAACGACTCTATGCTCAACTGATACTAAATACTTTTGAAAACAACTTTTTTGGAATGGAGAACACTTTAACTAGCATTAAAAATTACTTCTTTGCTGCAGCGAATGGTGGCGAAGAAGCAAGACAAATTTTATATTTAGTAGGTCCTGTTGGCGCCGGAAAATCTTCTTTAATAGATTCGATCAAACAATTGCTAGAAAACAGCCCTGCTATATATCATTTGGATGGTTGCCCTATGCACGAAGAACCATTACATTTGATACCAAAACAAATTAGAAAACATTTCGAAGATGCTTTGGGTCTCAAGATACAAGGCGATCTTTGCCCTAAGTGTAAATATAGATTGATTCACGAGTTTAATGGTAAATACGAAAATTTTCCAATTACTTCTAGCAAATTTAGCGTATCCAAGCGTTTAGGCATTGGTGTGGTACCTCCTGTAGACTCTAATAATCAGGATACCTCCATCTTGATTGGCTCTGTGGATATTTCTAAAATGGATTTATACCCAGAAGATGACCCTCGAGTTTTTTCTCTAAACGGTGCTTTTCATGCAGCAAACAGAGGGATTATAGAATTTATAGAGGTCTTTAAGAATGATGTGGAGTATTTATATACAATGCTCACTGCAACTCAAGAAAAATTGATTCCATCTCCCTCTCGCGGAGAAATGTTATACTTTGACGGAATCATATTAGCACACTCTAATGAAGCAGAATGGAATAAATTTAAAGCAGATCCGACCAATGAAGCGATTTTGGATAGAATTGTGAAAATAGAAGTGCCTTATTGTCTAATATTGGATGACGAAATTAAAATTTATAAAAAATTTTTGGAACAAACCAATTTTGGGGTACACATTGCACCTCACACGCTTCGCGTTGCTGCTCAATTTGCAATTTTAACGAGACTACTTCCTTCGGATAATGTTGATTTATTTACCAAGCTTAAAATTTATAATTCCGAAGAGGCAGGTGTTGATATTTCTAAAGTAGCACACGAAGGGATGAAAGGCATCTCTGTTAGGTTTATAATGAAAACATTTGGAAAAGCCTTTGCTAGTTGCGGGAAATGCTTAACTCCACCTCATTTTATGGCAGTATTAGAAAATGAGATCAAAGATATGATTTTACCTGAAAATGTTAAAAAGCAATATATCGAATTTTTGGAGGTCTATGTGAAAAAAGATTATCAAAAATCATTGGAAGAAGATGTGGTCACAAATTTTATATATAGTTACACAGAACAAGCCCAGGCTATATTTGATCGCTATGTAGATATCGCAGTTGCCTCAGATGAAATAGACGAAACAGCCGAAGAATTTATGACTGAGATCGAAATGCAGTTAAATATCTCTGCTAGTGCTGCAAAAGGCTTTCGCCAAGATGTGGCCGCCTATGTGCGCACTCAAGCTAACTTGGGAAATTTAATAGAATATACTTGCTATCCACCTCTCAAAAAAGCTATCGAAACAAAGCTTGTTACTTCATTAAAACAGCTTACTCGAGTTGTCACTGCCGAGAATTCTAACGCCGGCTCGGATCGCCAAAAGTATGATGATATGATCGCCAAATTGATAGAAGCTGGATATTGCTCCACATGTGCCAAAGATACATTGGACTATCTGGCCTATTTCATTCATCGAGGTTAA
- the dnaB gene encoding replicative DNA helicase: MRIPPHSIDAEQSVLGSIIMDGDSGDAISIASQILSADDFYRPTHKEIFAATLELYAKNTPIDIITLKEKLIERGQFEQIGGLDYLANLTAVTPTSAHIKEYSNIVADKSNLRRLINASANISNKSYSAEEPISDIMAYAEAELSNALLNKQTDDFLHVNEIIVTTINKIEQANRAGGQITGIPTGFTDIDYKTSGLQPSDLILVAARPSMGKTAFALNIIQAAAIVNHKKVAIFSLEMAKDQLVNRMLCSEAHVDAQKIRTGQLNTADFDALAHAIPKITGADVFIDDTAGISVMDMRAKCRRLKMEKGLDLIMIDYLQLMSGNPRSESRQQEISEISRSLKALAREMNAPVIALSQLSRACESRADHRPMLSDLRESGAIEQDADVVMFLYRDEYYNPETDKKNIGEVIIAKQRNGPTGTVELTWLGKYTKFVDTAKDTHHR; this comes from the coding sequence ATGCGCATTCCACCACACAGTATCGACGCAGAGCAATCTGTTTTAGGCTCAATTATTATGGACGGTGATTCTGGCGATGCAATTTCTATTGCATCACAAATTTTATCAGCAGATGATTTTTATCGCCCTACTCATAAAGAAATTTTCGCCGCAACTCTCGAACTATACGCAAAAAATACTCCTATAGATATTATAACGCTTAAAGAAAAATTGATAGAACGTGGTCAATTCGAACAAATTGGAGGACTTGATTATCTTGCTAATCTGACTGCTGTTACTCCAACTTCAGCTCATATCAAAGAATATTCTAACATAGTTGCAGATAAATCTAATTTACGCCGTCTCATTAATGCTTCTGCTAATATTAGTAACAAAAGTTATTCAGCTGAAGAGCCTATTTCTGATATTATGGCTTACGCAGAAGCAGAATTATCTAATGCACTCTTAAATAAACAAACTGATGATTTTTTACATGTCAATGAAATTATCGTCACAACCATAAATAAAATCGAACAAGCAAATAGAGCGGGAGGGCAAATTACTGGAATACCCACAGGCTTTACGGACATAGACTATAAGACTTCTGGATTACAACCTTCAGATTTAATTTTGGTAGCCGCAAGACCTTCTATGGGAAAAACTGCTTTTGCATTAAACATAATTCAGGCTGCCGCTATTGTAAATCATAAAAAAGTAGCTATATTTAGCTTGGAAATGGCAAAAGATCAACTCGTAAATAGAATGCTTTGTAGCGAGGCGCACGTGGATGCTCAAAAAATACGAACCGGACAATTAAATACTGCCGATTTTGATGCCTTAGCGCATGCCATTCCTAAAATTACCGGAGCGGATGTTTTTATCGACGATACTGCAGGGATTTCGGTTATGGATATGAGAGCTAAATGTCGTAGGCTTAAGATGGAAAAAGGCTTAGATTTAATTATGATCGATTATCTACAACTTATGAGTGGAAATCCTAGATCTGAGTCTCGACAGCAAGAGATTTCAGAAATTTCCAGATCACTAAAGGCTCTCGCACGTGAGATGAATGCTCCGGTAATTGCTTTGTCGCAACTTTCGCGGGCCTGTGAATCTCGTGCCGATCATCGACCTATGCTATCAGATCTTAGAGAATCGGGTGCCATCGAGCAAGATGCAGACGTTGTTATGTTTTTATATAGGGATGAGTATTATAATCCAGAAACAGATAAAAAAAATATAGGCGAAGTTATTATTGCCAAGCAACGTAATGGCCCTACAGGAACTGTTGAGCTTACTTGGCTCGGAAAATATACTAAGTTTGTTGATACTGCTAAAGATACTCACCATCGATAA
- a CDS encoding ABC transporter ATP-binding protein → MIVIENLCKVYDNKFEVLKGINLSIKEGELICLLGTSGCGKSSLLNIISGLLQPSDGDIKFYGKSILNTHPKDRNIALVFQNYALYPHMTVLENIMFPLRVGKNKVSEEEARKCAHEYMEITNIEALEHKRPAKLSGGQQQRVAIAAALIQKPKILLLDEPLNNLDAKLRIKIREEIRSLVKNMNITTIFVTHDQEEALSISDRIALMENGTIAQFDDPQNLYLEPESLFVAKFMGNPPINLFIMRKQGSELITPDFNISIDKLIPEKFRRKLEEEDYLIGIRPEYFLLNEDEIFSATIMLKELVGRDCVLTFKINKQVAKIIVNTNTKLTEGDRILIGIDYKNIYIFTIDGIRVY, encoded by the coding sequence ATGATAGTAATAGAAAATTTATGTAAAGTATATGATAACAAATTTGAAGTTTTAAAAGGAATAAATTTATCTATAAAAGAGGGCGAATTAATCTGCCTTCTAGGCACCAGTGGATGCGGAAAGTCTAGTCTATTAAATATTATTTCTGGACTGCTGCAACCATCTGATGGAGATATTAAATTTTATGGAAAATCTATCCTCAATACACATCCGAAAGATAGAAATATAGCCTTAGTATTTCAAAATTATGCTCTATACCCACACATGACAGTATTAGAAAATATTATGTTTCCTTTAAGAGTTGGTAAAAATAAAGTTTCCGAAGAAGAAGCAAGAAAATGTGCACATGAATATATGGAAATTACAAATATAGAAGCATTAGAACATAAGCGTCCGGCAAAGTTATCTGGTGGACAACAACAAAGAGTGGCAATAGCAGCTGCCTTGATTCAAAAACCTAAAATTTTATTGTTAGACGAGCCTTTAAATAATTTAGATGCAAAACTGCGAATAAAAATAAGAGAAGAAATTAGAAGTTTAGTAAAAAATATGAATATCACAACTATATTTGTAACACACGATCAAGAAGAAGCGCTCTCAATTAGCGATCGAATTGCATTGATGGAAAATGGAACTATTGCTCAATTTGATGATCCGCAAAATTTATATTTAGAACCAGAAAGCTTATTTGTTGCAAAATTTATGGGCAACCCACCAATAAACTTATTTATAATGAGAAAGCAAGGATCAGAATTGATTACACCAGATTTTAACATCTCTATAGATAAATTGATACCCGAAAAATTTCGACGTAAATTAGAAGAAGAAGATTATTTGATAGGGATTCGTCCAGAATATTTTTTGTTAAATGAAGACGAAATATTTAGCGCAACGATAATGCTTAAGGAACTGGTGGGAAGAGACTGTGTTTTAACGTTTAAAATAAATAAACAAGTTGCTAAAATAATAGTTAATACAAATACAAAATTAACAGAAGGAGATAGAATATTAATTGGAATAGATTATAAAAATATTTATATATTCACGATTGATGGGATAAGGGTGTATTAA
- a CDS encoding carbohydrate ABC transporter permease, with the protein MKKIDKEKQRNSLKAWLFLAPALIIITIFNIFPLLRTIEISFQKGSLTHPKFNGIQNYITVLTDDKFHKAVWNTSVYSFIVVPVGIIIALLIAVMLYEKVKMRGFFEVIFFIPYVTSTVAEGVIFRVLLNEDYGVINHFLGRIGIGPIDFLDNPDTALMTLIIFGIWSSIAFNIIILLSGIRNINQQYYKMADMYGATGYEKLFNITLPQLVPMITFLLTVNCINAFKIYTEVYAIFNGKPGIANSAITAVYYIYDKFYVTNRYGEGMAATVVLFVIIVIFTIIQNLVLKKITKR; encoded by the coding sequence ATGAAAAAAATAGACAAAGAAAAACAAAGAAATTCATTGAAAGCTTGGTTATTTTTGGCACCAGCTTTAATTATTATCACAATATTTAATATATTTCCATTATTACGGACGATAGAAATTTCATTTCAAAAGGGTTCGCTCACACATCCAAAATTTAATGGAATTCAAAATTATATTACAGTATTAACAGATGATAAGTTTCATAAAGCAGTCTGGAACACGTCGGTATACTCATTTATTGTGGTGCCGGTGGGCATAATTATTGCTTTATTAATTGCTGTTATGCTATATGAAAAAGTAAAAATGAGGGGGTTTTTCGAAGTTATATTTTTTATTCCGTATGTTACTAGTACAGTAGCAGAAGGAGTAATTTTTCGTGTATTGCTTAATGAAGATTATGGTGTTATTAATCATTTTTTGGGGCGTATAGGCATAGGACCAATAGATTTTTTGGATAACCCGGATACTGCCTTAATGACCCTAATTATATTTGGAATATGGTCGAGTATAGCGTTTAATATAATTATATTGTTGTCTGGAATTCGAAATATAAATCAACAATATTATAAAATGGCTGATATGTATGGGGCAACTGGATATGAAAAACTATTTAATATAACTTTGCCACAACTTGTTCCGATGATAACGTTTTTGCTAACGGTCAATTGTATTAATGCCTTCAAAATATATACAGAAGTATACGCAATTTTCAATGGCAAACCGGGAATAGCAAATAGCGCAATAACTGCAGTATACTACATATATGATAAATTTTATGTAACCAATAGATATGGCGAAGGAATGGCAGCGACCGTGGTGCTATTTGTTATCATAGTGATATTTACCATAATTCAAAATTTGGTTCTAAAAAAAATTACTAAGAGGTGA
- a CDS encoding carbohydrate ABC transporter permease gives MLNKITTLIVYIFITTMALITLFPFLYMILTSWMTFEQIIAQPMKIIPEELHFLNYVEVLQNSSFFRYFFNTFITATVSTLGMLVTTILATFACVKLDFYGKRVLMVSMIALLMIPDEIVVFSNYQTIAQLGLMNTYTGLVLPSFASVFYIFYLNKFLASMPNSYYNTAKMTGVPDIKFITKVLIPLARPGIFTIGLLSFIEEWHSFIWPILITNDPEMRLLSDGLSSFVIQSDRDIHLQMAAATITVVPILILYFIFRREIIKGVVATGLK, from the coding sequence ATGTTAAATAAAATAACAACCTTAATTGTATACATATTTATAACTACAATGGCTCTGATTACGTTGTTTCCATTTCTATATATGATACTAACAAGTTGGATGACCTTTGAACAAATAATCGCACAGCCTATGAAAATCATCCCTGAGGAATTACACTTTTTGAATTATGTAGAAGTGTTGCAAAATTCATCATTTTTTCGATATTTTTTTAATACATTTATAACAGCGACAGTTTCTACGTTGGGTATGCTAGTTACTACAATTTTAGCGACGTTTGCATGTGTGAAATTGGATTTTTATGGTAAAAGAGTATTGATGGTTTCTATGATTGCCCTATTGATGATTCCAGATGAAATTGTAGTATTTAGTAATTATCAAACCATTGCTCAACTTGGACTCATGAATACTTACACAGGGTTGGTTCTTCCGTCGTTTGCAAGCGTTTTCTATATTTTTTACCTTAATAAATTTTTAGCGTCAATGCCGAATTCGTATTATAACACAGCCAAGATGACTGGAGTACCCGATATTAAATTTATTACCAAAGTGTTGATTCCATTAGCGCGACCAGGGATTTTTACCATAGGCTTACTAAGTTTTATAGAAGAATGGCATTCGTTTATATGGCCAATTTTAATAACCAATGATCCAGAAATGCGATTGCTATCAGATGGTCTTAGCTCGTTTGTTATACAAAGTGATCGAGACATACATCTGCAAATGGCAGCTGCAACTATTACGGTTGTACCTATTTTAATATTATACTTTATATTTAGACGCGAAATTATTAAAGGAGTAGTGGCAACAGGTTTAAAATAA
- a CDS encoding extracellular solute-binding protein translates to MKKLLYLLLATFMLVGCEASEDEEIATGPVEITFWHVVNGEQAVLLNELTDRFMAANPEIIVKLESQPDHNELSATISSTLISPDHLPTMTQAYIDWLLYPIQDGLVLDILPLITDTPDKTASYNDINPEFLTHLMIDGGLYGMPFTKSSEVIWYNKTIFDELGLTPPDTFDELATVSKEIYEKKGIPGAGFDSLSNYFYSYLNYLGVTFDPNEDQMAALNEMAHYYLDGIKEGYFRIAGTDKYLSQPMGDQKLAMYIGSTAAGTFIEKNAAGKFELATASYPDEYAIQQGTDVFIFTTASQREQDAALQYVNFLASPEIQLEWAIETGYLPIRNSVLSSEEYLNSNSLIPGLIEHMFSKPVVPNGNAVIAEIEMVLETILSQEDTTDAEVEKNLQNLQYSLSSIWE, encoded by the coding sequence ATGAAAAAATTGTTATATTTGTTATTAGCAACATTTATGTTAGTGGGATGCGAAGCCTCGGAGGACGAAGAAATAGCAACGGGGCCGGTAGAAATTACATTTTGGCATGTTGTTAATGGAGAGCAAGCTGTCTTATTAAATGAACTTACGGATAGATTTATGGCAGCAAATCCCGAAATTATAGTAAAATTAGAAAGTCAGCCAGATCACAACGAGTTAAGTGCAACGATTTCGTCGACTCTAATTAGCCCAGATCATTTACCTACAATGACACAAGCGTACATAGATTGGCTCTTATACCCTATTCAAGATGGATTAGTCTTAGATATTTTGCCGTTGATAACAGATACGCCCGATAAAACAGCTTCCTACAATGATATAAATCCAGAATTTTTAACGCATCTGATGATAGATGGAGGGTTATATGGAATGCCGTTTACTAAATCTAGCGAAGTGATTTGGTATAATAAAACTATATTTGATGAACTAGGATTGACTCCACCCGATACATTTGATGAGCTTGCGACCGTATCAAAAGAGATTTATGAAAAAAAGGGCATTCCAGGAGCTGGATTTGATTCGTTATCCAATTATTTTTATAGCTACTTAAATTACCTCGGAGTTACATTTGATCCGAACGAAGATCAGATGGCAGCTTTGAACGAAATGGCGCACTACTATTTGGACGGTATTAAAGAAGGCTATTTCAGAATAGCAGGGACTGACAAATATCTATCTCAGCCTATGGGAGATCAAAAACTAGCTATGTATATTGGCTCAACTGCTGCGGGGACATTTATAGAGAAAAATGCTGCTGGGAAATTTGAGTTAGCCACAGCATCATATCCGGACGAGTATGCTATACAGCAGGGAACTGATGTTTTTATATTCACTACCGCGAGCCAGCGTGAGCAAGATGCCGCGTTGCAATATGTCAACTTTCTAGCAAGTCCAGAAATTCAGCTAGAATGGGCTATCGAAACAGGATATCTCCCAATTCGAAATAGTGTACTCAGTTCTGAAGAATATCTCAATTCCAATTCATTAATTCCAGGGTTAATCGAACATATGTTTAGTAAGCCTGTTGTTCCAAATGGCAATGCTGTTATCGCAGAAATCGAAATGGTATTAGAAACAATTTTATCGCAAGAGGATACTACTGACGCTGAAGTAGAAAAAAATTTACAAAATCTACAATATAGTCTCTCGTCTATCTGGGAATAA